A single genomic interval of Silene latifolia isolate original U9 population unplaced genomic scaffold, ASM4854445v1 scaffold_378, whole genome shotgun sequence harbors:
- the LOC141639409 gene encoding uncharacterized protein LOC141639409, which translates to MDCNKNVFAHLYTLRFLALCLVAVAEISRAEVGSWLNHGGNLANTRARPIGEGLINRYLMQRLHLRWKFDVGNDITATPAISNGIVYFPAWDGNLYAVSAFTGDLIWKQNLGRLTGLAPTGNSVNVTVSRSTPTIADDLLIIGIYGPAVVIAVNRFTGRLVWMTRLDPHPLALITISGTAYLNGFYVGVSSLEELLPPTECCTFRGSLARLDIRTGAIIWQTYTLPDNGGKLGGYSGAAIWGSSPAIDIIRNKVYVGTGNLYIAPPDVLECQKKQNNQSRATQPDQCTSPDAHFDSVLALDLMTGDMIWARQLGGYDVFYFACLVPNNPNCPPGPNLDADFGEAPMLLTIFPGGVRRDVAVAVQKSGFVWAFDRDNGQIVWFNVAGPGGLEGGGVWGAATDGRRIYTNIVNTNRVNFKLAPSNQTTTAGGWVALDANTGKVLWTTANPSNETSHGPVTLVSDLLFAGSVAPTGPFYAMDSETGKILWSYNTGATVYGGASVSYGCVYVGHGYSVGLAKFHPTWNRGNSLFAFCIS; encoded by the exons ATGGATTGTAACAAAAATGTTTTCGCTCATCTTTATACTCTGCGGTTTCTTGCATTGTGCCTGGTCGCCGTTGCTGAAATAAGTAGAGCTGAAGTTGGAAGC TGGCTCAATCATGGAGGGAATTTAGCCAACACGAGGGCACGACCCATTGGAGAAGGATTAATAAACCGATACTTGATGCAAAGACTGCACCTAAGATGGAAATTTGACGTAGGAAATGACATAACAGCAACACCAGCAATATCAAATGGCATAGTCTATTTTCCTGCATGGGATGGGAACTTATATGCTGTCAGTGCATTCACTGGTGATCTTATATGGAAGCAAAACTTAGGTCGGTTAACCGGTCTTGCTCCTACTGGTAATTCTGTTAATGTCACTGTGTCCAGATCCACACCGACAATTGCAGATGATCTGTTGATCATTGGCATCTATGGCCCTGCTGTTGTCATTGCTGTTAATCGGTTTACTGGTCGGCTTGTTTGGATGACTAGGCTTGACCCTCATCCTCTGGCTTTGATCACCATCTCTGGTACTGCTTATCTCAA CGGCTTCTACGTAGGAGTATCATCCTTAGAGGAGTTACTACCCCCTACAGAATGCTGCACTTTCCGAGGAAGCCTGGCAAGGCTTGACATACGAACAGGAGCAATCATATGGCAAACCTACACGCTCCCAGACAACGGAGGAAAACTCGGGGGGTACTCAGGTGCCGCGATATGGGGCAGCAGTCCAGCAATCGACATTATACGAAACAAAGTCTATGTTGGTACAGGAAACCTATACATAGCACCACCTGATGTACTAGAATGTCAAAAAAAGCAGAATAATCAGTCAAGGGCAACTCAACCTGATCAATGTACTTCACCTGATGCACATTTTGATTCCGTTCTTGCCCTCGATTTAATGACTGGGGACATGATATGGGCACGTCAACTTGGGGGCTACGACGTCTTTTACTTTGCTTGTTTAGTGCCTAATAATCCTAATTGCCCTCCTGGACCTAATTTGGATGCTGATTTTGGTGAGGCACCGATGTTGTTAACCATTTTTCCTGGCGGTGTTAGACGTGATGTTGCGGTGGCTGTTCAAAAGAGCGGATTTGTTTGGGCTTTTGATCGCGATAATGGTCAAATTGTTTGGTTCAAT GTTGCAGGACCGGGAGGTTTAGAAGGAGGCGGAGTGTGGGGGGCAGCGACAGACGGAAGGCGAATATACACCAATATCGTCAACACCAATCGAGTAAATTTCAAGCTCGCGCCATCAAACCAAACTACAACAGCCGGTGGATGGGTTGCATTGGATGCAAATACAGGTAAAGTCTTATGGACAACGGCTAATCCAAGCAACGAGACAAGTCACGGTCCAGTAACCCTAGTTAGTGATTTACTATTTGCTGGGTCAGTCGCGCCTACAGGCCCATTTTACGCTATGGATTCCGAGACTGGTAAGATTTTATGGTCGTACAATACAGGGGCTACGGTCTATGGTGGTGCGTCTGTGAGCTATGGTTGCGTGTATGTTGGACATGGGTACTCGGTTGGGTTAGCCAAGTTTCACCCTACTTGGAACCGCGGAAATTCTCTGTTTGCCTTTTGTATTAGTTAA